GGCTGGAACTGCTGCTCGGCAAATACCTCGGCCTCGCCGCCGCACTTACCGCGTCCATGCTCGGCGGCTTCGGCGTCGTCATCGCCCTGCTGTTCGGGCAGATCGATTCGCGCGGCCTGTTTCACTTCATCGGCTTCATGTTCAGCTCGGTGCTGCTGGGGCTTGCGTTCCTGAGCCTCGCCGTGCTGCTGTCGGTGATCGCTCGCGACCGCACGCGCGCATCCGGCCTGGCAATTGCCGCATGGTTCTTCTTCGTGCTGGTGTTCGACCTGATCATGCTCGGCCTGCTCGTCGGCACCGGCGGTCGCGTCGGTGGCGACGCCTTCACCTGGCTGCTGCTGCTCAACCCGGCGGACGTGTTCCGCATCCTCAATGTCTTTTCACTAGAAGACGTCCGCACGCTCTACGGCCTCGCCAGCATCGTGCCCCCCGCACTCGGCAACCCGCTCGCCATGGGCGCGGTGATGCTCGTGTGGATCGCACTTCCTCTCATGATTGCCAAATGGAGATTCAAACCATGATCACCGCTTACCGCTCCCTGACCAGCCACCTCATCACCGCCGCAATGCTTGGTGCGGCTGCATTGACGCTCACCGCCTGCGGCAACGAATCCAAGTCAGCCCAAGCCTTAGGCCCAGTGGAAATCGACCGCTCCACCAGCTGCTCGCTCGACGGCATGCTGCTAGCCGACTACCCCGGCCCAAAAGCGCAGATCCTCTATGCAGACCAAGCCAAGCCCGCCTTCTTCTGCGACACCATGGAGCTGATCAACCAGTTGCACGCAGGCGAACAGGTCCGCGCCATCAAGGGCGCCTATGTGCAGGACATGGGCCGTGCCGACTGGAACCAGCCCCAAGGCCACTGGATAGACGCCAAGACAGCGATCTACGTCGTCGGCAGCAAACGCCACGGCTCCATGGGCCCGACCATCGCCAGCTTCGCGCAAGAAGCCGATGCCAGCAAGTTCGTTCAGGAACACGGCGGCAAGGCCATGAAGTTTGAAGAGATCAAGCCAGGCATGGCCGATCTGAGCGGCGGCGCGCTGCACGACACCAGAATGTGAGCCAGCGGCACACAACGCAGCCCTCCAAAGAAAAAGGTGCAGATGCTTTCAACAAGCATTCCGCACCTTTGCGATTGGGACTGAAAAGCTGTCCGATTATTCGACCCGGATCACATCCGCAATCTTGAACCCGAAATCCCCCGCCTTTCCCTTGCGGCCACGCGCAGCACGCGCGTTGTTGAGCGAGCGGATTTCAAGCGTCTCTTCGCGATCCTTGCCGCCACGGCCGATGCCGGTGAAGCGCACGCTGCGCGTGTAGGCGGCCGCTCCGGCGAGCTGGTCCTTGTCGTCGAGGTCGATGAGCATCAGGCCGCGACCACCCTTTTCCATCATCTTGAGTTCGGCAATCTCGAACGTGAGAATG
This genomic stretch from Diaphorobacter sp. HDW4B harbors:
- a CDS encoding ABC transporter permease, with amino-acid sequence MQAQQIWTIAAKEFRDRIRNRWVLAVALVFAVFSLVIAYFGGAQQGVVGFRSIEITIASLVSLVIYLIPLIALLLGFDAIVGERERGSLDLLLSLPITRLELLLGKYLGLAAALTASMLGGFGVVIALLFGQIDSRGLFHFIGFMFSSVLLGLAFLSLAVLLSVIARDRTRASGLAIAAWFFFVLVFDLIMLGLLVGTGGRVGGDAFTWLLLLNPADVFRILNVFSLEDVRTLYGLASIVPPALGNPLAMGAVMLVWIALPLMIAKWRFKP
- a CDS encoding nitrous oxide reductase accessory protein NosL; translated protein: MITAYRSLTSHLITAAMLGAAALTLTACGNESKSAQALGPVEIDRSTSCSLDGMLLADYPGPKAQILYADQAKPAFFCDTMELINQLHAGEQVRAIKGAYVQDMGRADWNQPQGHWIDAKTAIYVVGSKRHGSMGPTIASFAQEADASKFVQEHGGKAMKFEEIKPGMADLSGGALHDTRM